ATCCCATTAATAGTGGTGCGATAGAGCATAAATATCTCTTGTCGCCAAAAGATAAAAAACACCGCCGCCGAAGTGGCAAATACCAACAAATACAGAAAAGCTTTCACCAACTCTTTTAATGAGCGCAGAGCAAAGATCTTTTTAAATCCAGAAATAGGATTTAAGTGAGAAAAGTCAATTTTTACTGCTTCGGTCGCTAAACGGAAACGACTCTGTAATAACGAAATAATTGCACCCGGTAAAAAACAGGCCAGCAGTACCGGGACAACCGCTTGCAAAAATAAGCTGTAAAGTTTATCCAACAATGCCTCAACACCTATATCGGAAGGTGAAAGCAAAATTCTTTGTAACAAACTACCTAATCCATACAAACTGGAGAAACCAGAAATTGCAAACGCCCCTGCAACCAGTACCACGGCGGCGACCATATCCTTACTTTTAAAACTTTGCCCTTTCTTCGCCGAGTCACGAATCTTTTTGTCTGTGGGCTTCTCTGTTTTTTCAGCCATGATATCTCTCCGCTATTATTGCGGCGCTACACCAAAAATATCGTGCAACGGACTCAAGGAAATCATATTAATCAGAATGGTCGGAACTTCATTCTGGAAATAGAGCAGAAATACCATGAATGCAATTGCAGACTTAATGGTTAATGATAAAGAAAAAGCATTCAGCTGCGGGCAAAAGCGGGAATATAGCCCCAGCGCTACCTCAGTAATAAATAAAGTCACCAGAATAGGGGCCGCGAGCACAATAGCCTGTACCACTAACTGGTTAAGCCAACGCCCCAGCGGCAGACTATCAAAATGGCTGAATCCGGCAGCAAAGGGCAACAGGCGGTAACTCTCGGCGAAGGTCTGCGCCAACTGATACATCCCCCCCTGTGTCAGAAAAATCATGACCACTATATGGCTGACTAACACCGACATCTCTGAAGATTCCACACCATTAGCCGGGTCGATAGTATCGCTGATGGTCGCCCCGCGCTGGTTATCGATCAGTTCACCAATAATATTGGCGATAAGAAACGGCAGACTGAGGATAAAAGCCAGCACCAAGCCGATAGCCAGTTCATAAAGGATCATTTCACCGAGGCTTGTCTCTTCCCAATTAAGTTCATAGGTCGAGAAAAAAGGCCACATCCCCAGGGCCAAAAAAACGGCAACACAGTTTTTGATCATGCCACTGTTAAGCAACTTGCTACTGAGAAACGGCAAAAAGAAGAACACCGGCGCAATCCGTGCCCACGCCAATGCCAGCGTCATCAACCCGGTCTGAAATGTAGAATAGAGCGACACATACAAACCTACCACCTGCTGATCCATCACCCCACTCCTGCGGGCGATAATGCGATAGCCAGCACTTCAGTGGCGTAGTTCATTACCTTGTCAGACAGCCAACCAGAGATCATAAACAGTGAGCCAAATACCGCGAGTAACTTGATACCAAAAGGCAGTGTCTGTTCCTGAAGTTGGGTCACAGTTTGAATCAAGCCAATCAACAGACCTACCACCGTCGCCACCATCACCGGAATGGCCGATAGCAGCACAATAAGCAGCATGGCTTTATTACTGGCGTAAATAATATTTTCCATAAGTTAGTTACCTGGCTAATGCTGTGCCAGCTCCATATATTGCATAATCAACCCCTTGGAAATCAGCGCCCAACCGTCGATTGCCACGAACAAGATCAATTTTACCGGAACAGAAATGGTAACCGGGCTCATCATCATCATCCCCAACGCAAGTAAAATACTGGAGATAATCAGGTCTATTACTACAAAAGGTAGATAGATATAAAAACCAATTTCGAATGCTGATTTAATTTCACTCAACGCGTAAGCAGGCAGCAGGGAAAACAGCGCTGGCTCGCGAGTATCAGCTTCAGCCATCGATTCCTCTTCACTACGCCCTTGTTGCAACGACTCGAAAAAGTTGAGTAATTCCGGATCGGAGTATTTCTTTAGATAAGCGGTGTAACTACCCAGCCCCCCATCTATAAATTTATCCACCGAATCAACATTGCTAAAATCCACCTTTTCGGTGCGCATATAGTGATTCACATCCTGAATCACCGGCATCATCACAAACAGTGACAACAGCAGCGCTATCCCGTTGAGCGCCAGGCCGGAAGGTACCTGTTGTACCCCCATCGCATTGCGCACCATAATTAGCACGATTGATATTTTCAGGTAGCACGTTCCCGCCGCGATGACAAAAGGCAATAGTGAAGAAAATGCGACAATCGCCAGTAAGGGAATGTCCCCAGGTAACGTTGGCATCATTGTTATGACCCCAGGCTGCCCTGGCACGCCAACTTTGTGACCTCCAGACCCAGTTCTTCACCATCACCGATATAAATAAGCTCGCCTTCAGCCACCAATTGCTTATTGGCGTAAACCTTCACTTCTCTGTCTTTATCTGCCCCCAGCGAATACACCGATCCCGGCTGGATATGCGCCAACTCTTCCAGTAGAATTTCGCTGTGTCCTAATACAAAGGTCAACTTCACTGTCAGTTTGGCAACATCGAAGCGGCTCGGTAGATACTCAGGCAGCACCTCATCCAACGTGGGCACCGTATCTTCAGTTTCCTGCATATCATCAATATTTTCTTCTATCACGAACACACCCTCTTGCTGTTTTTGAAAGCGGGCCACCGGGCGACCCGTTACTATTAAGTGCAATTGCAACTGCTGAATACAGAGCACATCGCGTAACGCCAATGACTGTAATAACCCGGCGCTGATATGGCTGTATCCCAATACCCAGTCAACCTGCTGGGTCACATTTTTGCCTATCGCCTGCCCGGCAGGCAGGGGCTTAAGCTGGCTGAAAGGAGCGGCTATCAGTACCGTCCCCAGCACCGATTCTTCTATCGTTAGCCAAGACTGGCTTATCTCTGCACCATCAACAACCTCAAGGCTTTCCATGCGGAATGCGCCAGTAAAAAAAGTACGAGAACTGTTTTCTTGAGTAAAAATTTCCGCCAGGCTCTGGTTATCCAGCCCCTGCCAGGCGCAACTGTTCAGCTCAGGCCAGTTGAAACGACACCAGCCTTCAACCGGTAGCAACGCCGAAATTTTTTCAGTGACACTACTCAGGTTCAGTCGGAAATAGCGCTCTCCAGCTTGTGGAATGGTGGCGCTTCTGTCCGGCTGATAGCGCTGTTGCCAGCGCGTAACCTCAACCTGGCGTGTACTGAGTCGACGGATATTGAGCATCATTATTTTTCATCCTCCTGCTCTGATTGTTGCTGACCACGGCGTTCTTCATCATGCCGTTCATCGCGAAAATCCAGCGGATTCTCCGACTCCAATAAATGGTGGTTATTCTGTAAAGCCAACTGAACTTCCGCGCTGTCGGTCATCGCTGTCAGTTCGCCCGCTTTGGACAATTCGAATTTCACCATCGGGCTGTTCGTCCACTGAGTAAAGGTGTAACTCAAGGTTCGACGCCCTGCTGTCGGTTCACTTTCTGTCGCGACAGGCTCCGGCAACGCTGTCATTTCTGCCTTAGATGGGGTTTTCATCTCTTCTGGCTGAGTGACCGCAGGGGGCTGTGTTGCCAATGGCTGCCCGGCCAACTGTTGTGTAGTCGGCAAATGCGTCTGATCATCCCCTAACGTGTTTTCCTGACTTTCCGCTAGCGGCACAGAAGATGTTGCTTCACGCAAAGACTCAAATGACGCCACAATTGGCTGCTTAACTGTTGAACCAGAGCTATCTGACCTATCCTGAGAAACAGAGGTGTCAGACATCTCTTCTTTATTCCCCTCTCTTTTAGCGGAAGGGACGGCTACCATTGGCATCTCAGAATTATCACTGGTGACTGCAATCAGACCGGGCAGTGGCTGTTCGCCGTTATCCCTCGGGATAACATTCAACTGAGTCAATGTTGCTGTTGGTTTGAGTAATGTTTCTACCGTCACTCCACCACTCACCTTGTCCACCACTGGAGTTGGTTTCGCACCAACTTTCTCCATAGCCTGCGGTTGCTCTGCTGTCTCATGTCCCTGCGCCAAAGCACCCTGCATTTTTACCGACACCAACTCGGGCTGCTGCGCCATATTCGGCAACGCCAACTGTTTACTTAACGGCATGCTATTTATCGGCATCATCAGGGGAGCCAATGCGGGAGCTAACTGCTCTTCTGCCTGTTTCTTGCGTTGCTTTGCCTTAGCCAGCAACTCGGTCATTTTTTTTTGCACCTCCTGCTGAAAAGATTTCACTGCCTGCCCATTATCGGTGTTCCGCGTTACCGGCCTGGAGACATTGGCTGGTTCCTCTTTGCGGATATCCGGCGGGGCGCTATGAGCTACCTGTTTTATCGCCACCATATGTGGATAATTCCTCAATTTCGTATTGCTGTTGCAGTTCGCTATTTAAACGTCTTCTGCACCTTTCGCGCTTCAGATAAGTTTGGAATTTCTCGCACCGATTGTCGGTTTCCCGTAATTGGCGCTGCATCTGCCGTTGCTTCTTCTCAAGTGTTATCAGTTCCGCCTTGATGTTTTCTAAGTCATATAACTGACGCGCAATTTCCGCCAATAGAGCAGCTTTATGACGTTGGCGTTCAAAGAAAGCTTCACGGGTCAACTCCGCAGCCTGGTCATACAGGCTGCTTTGAGTTTCCAAAACTTGGATGCGCGTGTGGATATCATGCTGCTGCTGTTGTAGCGTCTGTAGCGAACGCCGCAATATCTGCTGGTCTTGTTTGATTCGCTCCAGTCGCCGTTGTGTGAGGCTCAGCAGATTCTTTACCATCAGTTTGCCAGCTCACGGAGCTGATTGAGCGTGGTGGAGAACTCGCCGGGTTCTTCCATTGCTTGCTGCAAAAAGCCCTCTATAACATCTCTGTTGTCCAGCGCGTGATCGTTGTCGGTATTTTCACCACGCTGGTACTCCCCGAGATCAAGATAGAGCTGAATTTGTGCCAGCCGTCCGAGCATATCGCGCGTTTTTGCCGCATCCTGACGATGCTGCGGTGTAGTCACTTTCGAAAACACACGACTAATACTGTGTAAGATATCAATTGCTGGGTAGTGACCGCGCCCAGCGAGTTGTGCACTAAGGTAGATGTGACCATCGATTATCGAGCGAATTTCATCACCAATCGGGTCGGATTCCTCTTCGCTCTCCAGCAGTACGGTATAAAAAGCCGTAATAGAACCATGCTGCAATGCACCGGGCCGTTCCAATAACAGTGGCAGTTGCTCGAATACCGACGCTGGGTAACCGCGCCGCGCGGGAAGTTCCCCCGCCGCCAATGCTACATCGCGCAAAGCACGGGCATAACGCGTCATCGAATCGACAAACAGCAACACATCTTTGCCCTGATCACGAAAATACTCCGCCATCGCCGTTGCCAGTAAAGCTGCATTACAGCGCTCAACCGCTGGACTGTCCGACGTGGCGTACACCAGAATGGTTTGCGCAGCACGCGGTGAGGTCTGCAATTCATGAATGAATTCTGTCACCTCACGACCGCGCTCACCAATTAGCGCAATAACACAAATATCCGCCACCGCATGATTCATAATCATGCTCATCAGGGAGGTTTTGCCGCTACCGGCCGCCGCAAAAATCCCCATACGCTGCCCCTGCCCACAAGTGAGCAAGCCATCAATTGCCCTGACCCCCGTCACCAATGGTGTGGTAACCGGTCGGCGCAAATTGACACTAACCGGCGGATTATCAACCCGACACAGAGTGGTGAATAGAGGTTCTGATGATGCAGTTGCATTGCTCAGCACGCCCACTTCCTCTCCTGCGGCGTTGTAAATTTTACCCGCCAGATGTTCTCCCATCTCAAAGACAAACGGCTGACCAGTGGGGCGGATAACCACTTCACGTGTCAGCCCCTGTGCTCGACCAATCAAACTCAGAATGGTTTGTCCCTCCTTAAACCCCACGACCTGAGCTTTTGCAATCACTTCCGGCTGACATAAATCGCGCTCAATCAGACAGATTTCGCCAATAAAGACCCCATGCAGCGGGGCCTCTAGCAGGCAACCATGTATACGCGACGGGTGTGCACAGCTATCAAAGAGATTCATAAATTAGCCAGCTAACAGGGTGGAGAATCGATGACTACGCTCATAAAACTCATTTAGACTGTCAGCAAACAACTGAGTGTCATTCAACGCTGGCTCACGCAAGATTGCGGAAAGCACCAGAGTGTTTTCCCTGAAACTCAATGCGGGCTGCCCGATGTGAAAATTACCTGGGGTGTATTCCAGCAATTCGCTCAATAAATTTTGGCCCAGCGCTTCAAGATGCCCCATTTGACATTCAGCAATGCTGCACCACAAAATAATATCGTCGGTTAACAAGTCGACATTAATAGGCGGTGATTCATTCAGCTCTAACTGAATAGTTGAATGACAATCAAGCTGCGAGTTAATTAAATCCTGGCGCCCTTCAGTGGATAAAAAAGAATTCAATGCATCAACAAAACGGTATTTCATGGTAGTTCTCCTTACACGGTTTTAATTACGTTCACTTTCACTGTCTCGGAGATCTCATTAAATGAGAGCACCTCCAATTCAGGGAAACGACTCTCAAGAATTTTTTTCACAAAACGACGAATATCTACGGGCACCAGCACACTCATATCTCGAACAGAGTGATAACTGCTTTCTACTGTCTGAGCAAAGGCCTGAATAATGTCATCGGTTTTTGCCGGATCAAGGCTGATAAAGCTACCACCGGAGGCCTGACGAATCCCTTGGCGAATCATGTCTTCAAATTGATCATTAATCATCAGAACATTCAAACGCCCATCGGTGGCAAAACGAGATGAGATATAACGGGCCATCGCGCCACGGACATATTCCACCAGCATCATGCTGTCTTTCTCTTTTGGCACCCATTGCACCAAAGTTTCCAAAATAAGTTTCATATTTCGGATGGAAATCTTTTCCATCAGCAGACGCTGAAATACTTCAGTTATCTTTTGTACTGTTGCATGGCGATAGCACTCTTTTAATAATTCAGGGTATTTCTTTTCCAGATCGTCAAGCAGGTTTTTAGTTTCCTGAATCCCAAAGAACTCATTAATGTGATGCAGCAATAAAGTTCCGATACAGTCGATAATCTCACTAATATCATCGCGTGCCATTAAACCCAGTTGTTTAATATCATCAGTATGTTTACTGGCGATCCAGGTACTGACTGCACCATGCTCATCAGTAAATCGGGTTAATTCCAGCCCCAGATATTCCAGTTCATCGTTAATCGTAAGAAGACGTAAACCACCAAAGCAAATATTATAATCACCCGCACGAACTTCATTAATCAGCACAATAATTTTGTCGCTTGGTACCACCGGAGAATAGTTAATGGCAATATCAGGGATGCGGTAGCCATAGCGCACAAAAATATCTTTCTTGATGCGTGATAGAAAACTATTTTCTTCCAGCAGTTCCTTATGTTTTTGGCTCACCGAAATAATAATTGGCAGTGTTTCAGGTACATACTCATCATCTGAAACCTGACTTTCCCGTCGAGTTTCGCCTTCTGCCACCTCGGAGCTAACTTCAGCATCACTCTGTTCATCACCCGCAAGGTGTTTCTTCTCCTTGCGCTTCTGATGATGGCGATACCACAGCAGCGCTACCATTAAACCGGATAAGAACAGGAAAATTGGCGTAGGAAACCCGGGCAGAAAACCAATGCTACAAACAATGATCGCGGTGATCATAATAGTGAAATCTTTGGCAAACAGCTCAGAGACAATATTTTCACCAAGGTTTTTATCATTGCCGCCCACGCGAGTCACAATAAAGCCGGCACTGATAGAGATAAGCAGAGCCGGAATTTGTGCTACCAAGCCATCACCAATGGTCAGCAGGGTGAAGGTATTCAGTGCCGTAGGCATGTCCATGCCCAATTGCGCCATTCCGACGGAAATACCACCAATCAGATTGACAAAAATAATGATAATCCCAGCGATAGCATCACCTTTGATGAATTTCATCGCCCCATCAAAAGAGCCGTATAACTGGCTCTCGTTCTCCATATCATTACGTTTCTCTTTTACTGTTGCCTCATCAATCACCCCAGCACGCAAATCAGCGTCAATGCTCATCTGTTTACCTGGCATCGCATCAAGTGAGAAACGCGCCGCAACTTCGGCAATACGTTCAGAACCTTTGGTAATCACGATAAACTGCACAATGGTCACGATGGCAAATACCACCATCCCAACCACCAGATTGTCCTGAATAACAAACTCGCCAAAGGTGGCAATAATGTCGCCAGCATCAGCTTCCAGCAAAATAAGACGGCTGGTACTGATCGATAACGCTAATCGGAATAGCGTAGTAATCAATAAAATTGAGGGAAATGACCGGAAGTCCAACACCCGTGTAATATAAAATGATCCCATAAAAATCAGCACTGAAATCATAATATTCAGGCCAATTAACAGATCTACTAAAATCGTCGGCAAAGGTATAATCAGCATGGCAATAACCATGACCATGATGACTAATACCAACAGTTCAGGACGATTGCGAATATTTAACAATAGTCCGGTAATTTTATTCATGGAATGTTCTCTTCTTCGTCATGTAATACCCGCCGAGCCATAGCCAGCTCTTGCTCCATAAAATGACTCATATTCTCTTTCAATCCGTCAATAAAATGCTCGCGCTCTTCTAATGATGAGAAAATACCTGTCGGCAATATGGAAAAAGCGATAATTAAAATCTGCAAAAAACGCGCACGCATATCCGTACTTAATGCACCGAGCTGCCGCGAATAAAATGTGAGTAAGCTGTCGTTAAAATTCTCTTGACCGCGAATGCCGCTGATAAACAATTTGCTAAGCATGTTCTCACCACTCTGATTAATAAAAGCAAAATCGGTATGAGAAAAACGCTGGCGAAATGTATCGTCCAGTGATTGCATCTCTCTTAATCGGCTAACACGATTAAACAAAGCACCAAATTCGCTAACATTAATATTCCCCAACGGTAATGCTTGTAAGTCACAAGCCAAAGCCCGCGCCAGGTAACGAATAATATTTTCACGTTCCTGAGCCACCATCTCTTCAGCCCATTGCTCATAGAGATAAATCGCTGGGCCGTCATAGCAAAGAAACTCGCGATACAGCATTCTCAAGTTGCCAGCCGACTGCTGCATTTTTTGTGCAAAAGCTTTCGCCACCAGCGCGATATTGATCCCCGCCTGAGCACTGCGATCGAGGTCTTCCGCCTCTAGCTGTTCCCGTAATGCTTCCAGTTGTTCGAGCTGCTTGCGCTTTAATCGGCTGCGGTGAATCAATGCTGCCAGCACCATAAGCAAATCACTGGGATCGGTAAAATACTGGAGCAAAAAAGCATGTAGCTGCTGCTGCGTCATCAATTTGCTGTTCAGCGCCCCTTCAACCCGCAGGATTTTTTCATCCGCTTGAGCATCCAGGATGCGCTCAGAAAAACGCGTCCACTCTTCCTTGCTGTCTGTTGTCGGCCCGCGACGGCGCACATGACTGGCTGCCAACATGGACATCGAGGCATATTCACTACTGTTATCAATGACTCCCTGTCCACGCGCCGCTTCGTCAGCATCATCACTGGCCTGTGCCGCGGAGCTACTTTTGTCACGTTGACCCACTAAAAAGCGTGAGTTGCCGCCAACAGGACCTATTGCCACGGCTGGCTCGCATACTTCTTCAGAAACTCAACGGTGCCGTTTAACTTGCCATCATGGCGGGTTAAGCGTTCAGTTTCAGAGAACTGACGACCATCCCATGCTTCGTTTTCATCCAGTAAACGCGGCTGAATCAAAAAGATACGGATCATTTTCTGCTGGTTGTGCGAACGGTACTTAAACAGGTTACCCAAAAGCGGAATATCACTTAACAGCGGAATCCGAGTCTCACCCTCTTCAACTTGATCACGGGTATATCCGCCAATCAGCAGGCTTTTATCGCGACCAATACGTGCCACAGTATTGATGTTGGTGCGGTTAACCTCTGGCAGCCCAGCGATATCGGCAAGTTTGCCCGAGTTATCACGGTTTAATCCGCCATCTTCAATATTGACTTCCATTTCAACACTCGATCCCCCTGAGAGGCGCGGCAACACACTGATCATGGTGCCATATGTCACCTGTTGCAGTGAGGCCACCCGCTCGCCCTCCACTCGGGCATAAAAACTGGTGTTGTTATCAAATAGCGCCGGCACATTCTCCTGCGTCAAGATAACCGGGCGCGAAACGATACGGGCATTGCCGGTTTTACTAATCGCGTCGATTTGCGCCAAAAACGTTTTGCTGTCACTTAGCGTACTGCGGTTAAAGGTAACTGAACCGCCAGCAACACCGATACCACCCGCTTCCCAACGCACGCCCAGATCGTCCACTTTGCTTTGCGTCACATCGATAATCCACAGTGATAGCTCCACTTGGCTACGGCTGTTATCCAAGGTATGGACTAACTGGCGAACATAGCGAATCTGTTCTGCGCTGCCTTTTACTACCAGACTGTTGCTGTCGGGATACGCGACCAGAGAAAATGGGCTGCTCGTTTTAGCGCCAGCAGCCAGCTTAAGCGCGCTGTCACCGCCGTTAACTGATGGTGGAGCCGGAAAACCTGCTTCGATCGTCGGTTCACCCTCTTTCGGTTGTATCGTCAGTGTGCTTTCCGTCGTGCCATTGTTACCCTGGAACAGAGCATTAAGTGCCGTTAACATCCCAGGAATTGTGATGCTTTGCCCACGTTGGTTATAGGTACGATCGGTGACTGATGAGTGTTTTAACGGGATAACTGCCACTTCACCGCCGCTGGCCAAGTCTTCCTGCTTAATACGCTCATCAAGATAGGCGGCTGCCGCACTAATCAACTCCACATAAAGCGGTGGTCCTGAGACAAACAGTAAACGGTTATCGCCTTCGGTACGGACCGGAAAACGCTTATCGTAAATTCCGGTTTTCTGAATATAGTTAAGCACTTGCCCACTACCCGCAGCCTGAGTGTGAACAATGACACTACGCATTTCGCTGTTGTCATAAACATAGATGCCCGCGCCATCGTCGTACCACACCAGCGCCATACGTCGGGATAATGCTTTAAACATCTCATCAGCATTCGCCAAATTAAAGTTCCCAGTGACGCGCTTTTGTGCCGCCAACTTACTGAGAATAATCGGCTTCTCCAGCCGTTCAGCGACGGCATCAAACAGCTTGCCGACCATGACGTTATTTGCGACAAAGGAGTCATTAACGTTTTCCTGCCCGACGGGCAATGCGGTAATCACCTCAGCGTTGACCTGACTCATATGGCCTGCCAACAATAAGAGTGAAAAATAGATCACTCCTCTGTATTTAACTTTCATATAAAATAGACTCCAAACGTCTTATTTCTGAGGGTGTTAACCCCAACTCTTTTTTGAGATCATTGGTAAAATGCGAGGCCGAGCAATATCCAGCATCCAGACCCACATCAAGAATTGAACCTTCACTTTCGATAAGTTGTAATACGGCAGATGCCATACGCACATTCATCATTTTTTTCTTGGCTGTTGC
The sequence above is drawn from the Yersinia enterocolitica subsp. enterocolitica genome and encodes:
- the sctT gene encoding type III secretion system export apparatus subunit SctT; its protein translation is MDQQVVGLYVSLYSTFQTGLMTLALAWARIAPVFFFLPFLSSKLLNSGMIKNCVAVFLALGMWPFFSTYELNWEETSLGEMILYELAIGLVLAFILSLPFLIANIIGELIDNQRGATISDTIDPANGVESSEMSVLVSHIVVMIFLTQGGMYQLAQTFAESYRLLPFAAGFSHFDSLPLGRWLNQLVVQAIVLAAPILVTLFITEVALGLYSRFCPQLNAFSLSLTIKSAIAFMVFLLYFQNEVPTILINMISLSPLHDIFGVAPQ
- the sctS gene encoding type III secretion system export apparatus subunit SctS produces the protein MENIIYASNKAMLLIVLLSAIPVMVATVVGLLIGLIQTVTQLQEQTLPFGIKLLAVFGSLFMISGWLSDKVMNYATEVLAIALSPAGVG
- a CDS encoding EscR/YscR/HrcR family type III secretion system export apparatus protein; its protein translation is MPTLPGDIPLLAIVAFSSLLPFVIAAGTCYLKISIVLIMVRNAMGVQQVPSGLALNGIALLLSLFVMMPVIQDVNHYMRTEKVDFSNVDSVDKFIDGGLGSYTAYLKKYSDPELLNFFESLQQGRSEEESMAEADTREPALFSLLPAYALSEIKSAFEIGFYIYLPFVVIDLIISSILLALGMMMMSPVTISVPVKLILFVAIDGWALISKGLIMQYMELAQH
- a CDS encoding FliM/FliN family flagellar motor switch protein — encoded protein: MMLNIRRLSTRQVEVTRWQQRYQPDRSATIPQAGERYFRLNLSSVTEKISALLPVEGWCRFNWPELNSCAWQGLDNQSLAEIFTQENSSRTFFTGAFRMESLEVVDGAEISQSWLTIEESVLGTVLIAAPFSQLKPLPAGQAIGKNVTQQVDWVLGYSHISAGLLQSLALRDVLCIQQLQLHLIVTGRPVARFQKQQEGVFVIEENIDDMQETEDTVPTLDEVLPEYLPSRFDVAKLTVKLTFVLGHSEILLEELAHIQPGSVYSLGADKDREVKVYANKQLVAEGELIYIGDGEELGLEVTKLACQGSLGS
- the sctN gene encoding type III secretion system ATPase SctN, yielding MNLFDSCAHPSRIHGCLLEAPLHGVFIGEICLIERDLCQPEVIAKAQVVGFKEGQTILSLIGRAQGLTREVVIRPTGQPFVFEMGEHLAGKIYNAAGEEVGVLSNATASSEPLFTTLCRVDNPPVSVNLRRPVTTPLVTGVRAIDGLLTCGQGQRMGIFAAAGSGKTSLMSMIMNHAVADICVIALIGERGREVTEFIHELQTSPRAAQTILVYATSDSPAVERCNAALLATAMAEYFRDQGKDVLLFVDSMTRYARALRDVALAAGELPARRGYPASVFEQLPLLLERPGALQHGSITAFYTVLLESEEESDPIGDEIRSIIDGHIYLSAQLAGRGHYPAIDILHSISRVFSKVTTPQHRQDAAKTRDMLGRLAQIQLYLDLGEYQRGENTDNDHALDNRDVIEGFLQQAMEEPGEFSTTLNQLRELAN
- a CDS encoding type III secretion system protein, coding for MKYRFVDALNSFLSTEGRQDLINSQLDCHSTIQLELNESPPINVDLLTDDIILWCSIAECQMGHLEALGQNLLSELLEYTPGNFHIGQPALSFRENTLVLSAILREPALNDTQLFADSLNEFYERSHRFSTLLAG
- a CDS encoding EscV/YscV/HrcV family type III secretion system export apparatus protein gives rise to the protein MNKITGLLLNIRNRPELLVLVIMVMVIAMLIIPLPTILVDLLIGLNIMISVLIFMGSFYITRVLDFRSFPSILLITTLFRLALSISTSRLILLEADAGDIIATFGEFVIQDNLVVGMVVFAIVTIVQFIVITKGSERIAEVAARFSLDAMPGKQMSIDADLRAGVIDEATVKEKRNDMENESQLYGSFDGAMKFIKGDAIAGIIIIFVNLIGGISVGMAQLGMDMPTALNTFTLLTIGDGLVAQIPALLISISAGFIVTRVGGNDKNLGENIVSELFAKDFTIMITAIIVCSIGFLPGFPTPIFLFLSGLMVALLWYRHHQKRKEKKHLAGDEQSDAEVSSEVAEGETRRESQVSDDEYVPETLPIIISVSQKHKELLEENSFLSRIKKDIFVRYGYRIPDIAINYSPVVPSDKIIVLINEVRAGDYNICFGGLRLLTINDELEYLGLELTRFTDEHGAVSTWIASKHTDDIKQLGLMARDDISEIIDCIGTLLLHHINEFFGIQETKNLLDDLEKKYPELLKECYRHATVQKITEVFQRLLMEKISIRNMKLILETLVQWVPKEKDSMMLVEYVRGAMARYISSRFATDGRLNVLMINDQFEDMIRQGIRQASGGSFISLDPAKTDDIIQAFAQTVESSYHSVRDMSVLVPVDIRRFVKKILESRFPELEVLSFNEISETVKVNVIKTV
- the sctW gene encoding type III secretion system gatekeeper subunit SctW, which codes for MAIGPVGGNSRFLVGQRDKSSSAAQASDDADEAARGQGVIDNSSEYASMSMLAASHVRRRGPTTDSKEEWTRFSERILDAQADEKILRVEGALNSKLMTQQQLHAFLLQYFTDPSDLLMVLAALIHRSRLKRKQLEQLEALREQLEAEDLDRSAQAGINIALVAKAFAQKMQQSAGNLRMLYREFLCYDGPAIYLYEQWAEEMVAQERENIIRYLARALACDLQALPLGNINVSEFGALFNRVSRLREMQSLDDTFRQRFSHTDFAFINQSGENMLSKLFISGIRGQENFNDSLLTFYSRQLGALSTDMRARFLQILIIAFSILPTGIFSSLEEREHFIDGLKENMSHFMEQELAMARRVLHDEEENIP
- the sctC gene encoding type III secretion system outer membrane ring subunit SctC translates to MKVKYRGVIYFSLLLLAGHMSQVNAEVITALPVGQENVNDSFVANNVMVGKLFDAVAERLEKPIILSKLAAQKRVTGNFNLANADEMFKALSRRMALVWYDDGAGIYVYDNSEMRSVIVHTQAAGSGQVLNYIQKTGIYDKRFPVRTEGDNRLLFVSGPPLYVELISAAAAYLDERIKQEDLASGGEVAVIPLKHSSVTDRTYNQRGQSITIPGMLTALNALFQGNNGTTESTLTIQPKEGEPTIEAGFPAPPSVNGGDSALKLAAGAKTSSPFSLVAYPDSNSLVVKGSAEQIRYVRQLVHTLDNSRSQVELSLWIIDVTQSKVDDLGVRWEAGGIGVAGGSVTFNRSTLSDSKTFLAQIDAISKTGNARIVSRPVILTQENVPALFDNNTSFYARVEGERVASLQQVTYGTMISVLPRLSGGSSVEMEVNIEDGGLNRDNSGKLADIAGLPEVNRTNINTVARIGRDKSLLIGGYTRDQVEEGETRIPLLSDIPLLGNLFKYRSHNQQKMIRIFLIQPRLLDENEAWDGRQFSETERLTRHDGKLNGTVEFLKKYASQPWQ